The sequence GCAAATACTGAAAGTTAGATTGCTTTGGCTCAGTGATAAAAAGTCGACGAAAGCAAAAACTGAACTCGCCAGTATTGAAGCGAGCCTAGAATCCGTCAACAAAACGCTGCGACTAACGGAAGGCATCACCTATCGGTTAATCATGTTGAAGGCGGAGATCGCCTCTTATGAAAACAAAATCGACGAAGCCGAAAAGTACTACCAAGAGGCAAAAACGTTCCTAGATCAGCGCTACTCTGAAAAAGTCACCATCGATTACCATATCTCTGTTGGTGAGTTTTACCTGACCCACAAAGAATATAACCACGCGCTCTCTGAATTGTTGTATGGCTACTGGAAATCAGTAGAAGGCAACCTGAGCTCACGCTTGGCTAAAGTAAACCGCCTGCTTGCGCAGCTTTTCTTCGAGCGACAAGTTTTAGACAAAGCGCTAGAACACCTTTCTCAAGCCGCTGATTTTTATGATAACTTCGAAAATTCGCCCGTCTTAGCGCAAGTGCTTAAGAAAATGGGTGATGTGTACTTCTTCCAAGGCAAATACAACCTTGCCCTCGTGCATTTCTTCAACGTTCTTGATCACGAAAGTACTGACCGAGATATCCACCAAGTCATTGATATTCGACTCAGTTTATCGGCAACCTATCTGCGTCTTTATAACTACCCATTGGCCGAGCAATACCTAACACGCGCCCTTGAACTGCTTGAATACACAGATATTCCCAAGCTAGAAGGTCGTGCTGCATTGCTCTCTGCAGGGCTCGCTTATCACCTTCAGCAGAGTGAGGATGTGATTAAACATGCCACTCGCGCACTGGAGATCTCGCGCCAGGTTGAGAATATGCGCCTTTCGCAGCGTTCATACTACTTACTCTCTTTGGGTTATGAACAGGCAGGAAAACCGCAACAGGCTTTAGAAAACCTTAAGCAGTACAATAGCTTGGTTTCTTTAGAACAACAGAAGCTGAACCGCGTTGGTGAAGATGCTTTCCGCCAACAGAAAGAGTTCGCCGAGCAAACTCTGCATTATGCCGGACAGGCCCAAGAGCTAGAAAAGTACAAACTGGAACATCGTAAGTTCCAGAAAATATCGTTCGCCCTATTTTTGTTCAGCATTATCTTGTTCTTCTTTGTGCTGCGCCGTGGTTACCTCATTCAAACCTTGGCCAAAGAAGTCGACTCACTGCGAACAGACTTGTTTACACACTCGCGTTCTAAGCTGCCTAATCTCAGAATGCTGAATGCGAAGCTGTCCAACTCACTAGAACAAACCAGCCAGACCTTCGAACAGTGGCAACTTGGCGAGCTCATTCATGAACCATTGAATGACCGTCTGCGCTTCGTGATGATTGACTTACCTTTCCTACGTAACATGTATACGCAGAACGGTTATAAAGCGGGTCTAGAGTTAGAAGACGCTTTCGGTGAGTTCCTAAAATCAAAGCTTGAAGGCCCAGCTCGTGTCTATCATTTCTCCGACGCGAACCTGCTTTACATCGAACCTAACTCAGACCGAGATTCGTCACCCGAGGCGATGTTTAAAAAGATTCAATCTTGGATTACCAACTTTGAACCGAAGCGTAATATCAACCGAACAATTCGCATGGGCATCGCTGACTACCCATTCTTGCCTAGAGCTTACACCGCGATTAACGACCAAGAGTTGTTAGATGTATTGTTAATGTCGACGAACCTAGCGCGTGAAATTAGTCTTAAAGAGCGAAGCAGTCAATGGGTGTATCTCAAAGCCATTGATAATGCGCCCGCAGCAAGCCTTGCAACAGGTAACATAAGAGAAGCTTGTAAACATGCGATTAATCAAGGGTTAATAAAAATACAATCGTCCTACCAGAATGAGGACAACATCAAAAAAATGCTAAAAGATGACTGATTTGCGAGCGGTTGAGACCTGCAACTCGTGACCTTATTTTCAGTTTTGTTATTATCGATGCAATGGAATTTCATCTAAATGATCGTGATCGGTCTACTCGGCGCTAATTAATACATCTATGGGCATTCTCGAACAAGACATTCACGCGCAACTCCACCAGCTGAAAGTTCAGTTGGAACAAGTTCGTTTGACACAGAGAGACACCTCGTTCAAGTTTATTAGAGAGCAAAAAGTTCTAAAGCGTATCGTCACATCATTAAGTGACGCGTGTGTTGGAAGTAACGAACACTTAGATGAAAACCTTATTGCCCTGCGGGAAGAGCTAGAAAAGCAAAAAGACATCAGCTCAATGATCCCAAAGTTGGCAGTCTTAGAAAGGATGCTCAAGCAGAAAACGTTGGCTATGGATAAACAGAACGGATATCTGGACGATAGCATTAAGCATAGTGGTGAAACGCTACAACGCATAACTGGTCTTCCAGCGCAGTTGAAACGCGACCTACGAAACTTACTTAGCTTCTCCGAATGCAATGGCAGTCAGAAAGTTGACCACGCCATGAAGCTTCTCAGTATTTATGAGCGTGCCATAAAGATTATGGCGAACAACTCTCGCACTCATTTTGGCGATACGGCTCAATCTCCTGAGCAAGAATTACTTTCGGACCTTTCCACAGAATTACAGCACTTGATCACTGAACTCGACTTCGAGGGTGAATCAGGTGACTTACTTATCGATATTCGAGCAAAGCTACTGCTGGGTGTTTCAACACAAAACCTACTTGAGTTGTCACTTCAGATCCTCAAACTGGTGATTGAAGGCACTAATTTAGAGCGTAAGAAATCCGAACAGTTTATCGACCAGCTCAATGCATCACTCTCTTCGAGTATCAAAACAGCAGACCAAAATACCGATCAAAGCCAAAGCTATTTTGAACACCGCCAAGGCCTTAACTCAGAGTTAAGCGACCTTGTCGTCAAAAGCCAAAGCTCGGTTGATAAAGCCACTGACATTACTGTCTTGAAACAGTCGATCAATCCGCTGCTTAGCGAGATAGCCTCCCTGTCAGAGCGACTCAATCATGCAGAGCAAAAAGAACAAGCTTTGATCGAGAGAATGAGTTACGGAAAAACTCAATTAGACTCTCTCTACGAAGTGACCCAAGACTACAGAAAACGTCTTGAAGATCAGGCTCAGCGTATGCTGCTTGATCCACTCACTAAGGTCTACAATCGCACCGCTTTTACCGATCGCTTGGAGCTTGAGTACCGTCGTTGGATTCGCGCGCAACACTCGCTGCGAGTCGTGCTATTAGACATCGATAATTTTAAAGCCATTAACGATAGCTTTGGTTATACCGCGGGTGATAAAGCACTTAAGATCATCGCAAGAACCATCACCAAAGAAGTCGGTATTACTGATACTGTGGCTCGTTTTTCTGGTGAAGAGTTCGTCTTGTTACTCCCAGAACAAACGGATGAATATTGCCATCAGGTGATTCAAAACATTCAAGCTCAAGTTAGCCGCCTACCTTTTAAATTCCGCGACCAACAGATCACGATTACTCTTTGTGCGGCAAGCACTCAGTTTAAAGAATCTGATACACCGGAAGAAGTGCTAGAGCGATTAAATAAGACGCTGAATAAAGCAAAACAACGTGGTACCAACCAACTCATATCGCACTAAGCCAGCCCAACGTTTAATTTATTTCATTTTTTCAAATACTTATCACATACCAATTCCCTCAATGTTTGCTAAGCTAATGATTAACATTCGCTTAACAAGCATTTTTGACAAGCAATACGTATATAAGCTTTTAAGTCTCTGTATATATGAACCTAAGAATCAGTGTATACGTACTTAAGCATCTGTATATAGGCTCTTAAGCCATTCTAACTAAGTCATTAAGCAACGCTGTCGTAACCGTTTCGTCTGGTTAACTCTCTCACCTTTAACCAAACACTTTCAACGTTTGCTTCTCACTCTCGAGCCAGAGGGTCACTTCAACGTCCCCCTGCTCTTTTCAACAAGGAGGCACTATGATCACTCATATCAGCCCTGCCGGTAGCATGGATTTACTCTCTCAACTTGAAGTTGAGCGTCTTAAGAAAACCGCGTCTAGTGATCTGTACCAACTGTATCGTAACTGTACGTTAGCGGTACTCAACTCGGGTAGCCACACCGACAATTCCAAAGAGTTGCTCGACAAGTATCAATCGTTTGATGTTGAGGTCGTGCGCCGTGAGCGTGGTATCAAGCTCGAACTGAGCAACCCGCCAGAGCACGCCTTTGTCGACGGTGAAATCATCAAGGGTATCCAAGAGCACCTATTCTCCGTGCTGCGTGACATTGTTTACGTCAACATGCATTTAGCCGATAACCAAAGGCTGAACCTAACCAATGCGACTCACATTACCAACCTCGTGTTTGGTATATTGAGAAACGCTGGAGCACTCACACCCGGCATTGAGCCGAACCTGATTGTGTGTTGGGGTGGTCACTCAATTAATGCCAGTGAATACCAATATACTCGCGAAGTGGGTAATGAATTAGGCCTACGTGAACTGAACATCTGTACCGGTTGTGGACCGGGTGCAATGGAAGGTCCGATGAAAGGCGCGGCGATTGGTCACGCTAAACAGCGTTATACAGACCATCGTTACTTGGGGCTTACCGAGCCCTCAATCATTGCTGCTGAGCCACCAAACCCAATCGTCAACGAACTGGTGATCATGCCAGATATCGAGAAGCGTCTTGAAGCATTCGTTCGTATGGCGCATGGCATCATTATTTTCCCGGGTGGTCCCGGCACTGCCGAAGAGCTGCTGTATATCTTAGGGATCATGATGCACCCAAATAACGTCGACCAACCTATGCCGATTGTATTAACGGGTTCAAAAGAGAGTGAAGCTTACTTCCGTTCGATTGATAAATTTATCGGCGAAACCTTGGGTGAAGAAGCACAAAAACACTATGAGATCGTGATTGATGACCCAGCACGCGCTGCGAAAATAATGAAGCAAGCAATGCCAGATGTGCGCTCTCACCGTAAAGAGACCGGCGATGCTTATAGCTACAACTGGTCGCTGCATATTGAGCCTGAGTTCCAATTGCCATTCGACCCTACCCATGAGTCTATGGCGGCACTCGACCTGCATATGGATCAGAAAACAGAGAGTCTTGCAGCGAATTTACGTAAAGCGTTCTCTGGGATCGTGGCAGGTAACGTCAAAGCCGAAGGCATTCTTGAAATCGAGAAACATGGTCCATTCTTGATTGATGGCGACAAAGAACTGATGACCAAGATGGATCGACTGCTGAATGACTTTGTTGAACAGCATCGAATGAAACTGCCAGGCGGTACGGATTACGTTCCTTGCTATAAGATCGCACCGAGTAACTGATCGACCAAGTAACGGTTATATCTAACGACTGACGTACCAAGTGACTGATAGCAAAGCACTCATTGATCTTAAGGCCTTCATCAGCCCGCGGTCAGAGCTAGTAAGGGATAAAGCTAATCAAGTTATGGCGTTTACGTCGCTAACGTTTCAACTCACCAAGTGATACGTTACTATAAGGGGCTAGCAGCCCCTTTTTTATTGCCTATTTAGTGGAAACTTATGTCTATCCATCTTGTTATTATCGATGCCTTAAACCTCATCCGACGCGTGCACTCTGTTCAGCCGGATCCCACCGATATTACAAGAACCATCACCACAACGGCTCGCACACTAAACCGAATCCTAAACGAATCACAACCCACGCACATCATCGCGGTATTTGATCATCATCTACAAGATCGAGGCTGGCGCGCTGAGGTACTGCCTGCCTATAAGCAAAACCGCAAGCCGATGCCAGAGCCTTTAATGAAAGGGCTCGATGCGATTCAGCAAGCATGGTGGGAACTCGGTATTGATTCATTGCTTTCAGACGGCGATGAGGCAGACGATCTAGTAGCAACACTCGCGAAGAAAGTGGCTGACCACGGTGAAAAGGTCACGATCATTTCTACTGATAAAGGCTATTGCCAACTACTATCACCAACGCTACAGATCCGTGATTACTTCCAACATCGTTGGTTAGATAAGCCCTTCATTGAAGCTGAGTTTGGAGTTAAACCTGAACAACTGGCAGATTACTGGGGATTAACGGGCGTTAGTTCAAGCCAAGTTCCGGGGATCCCAGGAGTTGGCCCAAAAGCTGCCAAAGAGATCCTAACCACGTATCCAGATATTGAAGCGGCATTCTTAGCTGAAGATTTACCGAAAAAGTATCGTAAGAAGTTCGATGAGCATATCGAGTCAGCTCGCGTATGTAAGCTCGTTTCAGCACTCAAAACAGACATCGATTTGGGCTTTAATCTGCAAGATATTCGCTACGAAGCGGTGTCTTAATTCGACGTTACAAGCTCAATCGCTAAAAAGCTCACCGTTAGAGATAGATCAACTATAAATCAATACAATAGCTTAAAAAACCAGTCATTAGAAAGTAGAAAAGCCTTAGTCTGAACTAAGGCTTTTTTTGGTTTCAACTATGTCCCGTCCTGAAATGTGTTTACACATTGAGGACTAATGATGACCATTCCAAATAAACACCACGTTAAGCGCACTCAGCGTGATTACACACTAGGCTTTAAATTACAGGTTGTAGACGCCATCGAAAAGGGCGACATGACCTATAAACAAGCCCAATCAATTTACGGCATACAAGGTCGTTCGACTGTTCTTACTTGGTTAAGAAAGCATGGCAAAATGGATTGGACTACCAACCCAAGGAAGAACACGATGCCTAAATCACCGAGAGCGAATGAAACGCCTGCCCAAAAAATAAAACGACTTGAACAAGAACTCGAAGATGAACGTCTCAGATGCCTTCTTCTCAATAGGGTTGTTGATATTCTTGATGCTGAGCACGGGATGTCGCTAAGAAAAAAGTATATAGCGAAGGAGCAAGAAGCCTTCAAAAAGAGAAGAAAGTAAGCTTAAGTAAAGCTTGTTCATTGCTCAATATATCTCGTCAGTGTGTCTATCAGAGAGAAAAGCGTGAGACCACTCGTCAGGCTGTGCTTGCTCCTGTGAAAGGGATGGTGCTTGAGATAAGACGATTCATGCCTCGGCTGGGAGCTCGTAAGCTCTATTTCTTACTGAAGCCGAAGTTGATAGCTAAGGGAATAAAACTTGGCCGTGATGCTTTGTTTAATTACCTCAGAGAAGAGCGCTTACTCGTTAAGCCGAAACGAAGTTACACCAAAACAACGAACAGCAGACACTGGATGAAAAAACATCCGAACTTGCTAAAAGAAGTCGTTCCGTCAAAACCAGAAGAAGTTCTGGTGAGCGACATCACTTATGTTCAGTCAAACGAGGGCGTTCACTACTTGTCATTGGTTACCGATGCCTTCAGCCGTAAAATCATGGGGTATGAAGTTAGCAATGAAATGAAAGCGAGCGATGTTGTGAAGGCTTTAGATATGACGGTAAAAACTCGATGTTATTGTCATGCGACAATCCATCACTCAGATAGAGGGCTTCAGTATTGCTCAAACCTCTATCAAGAGAAACTTAAAAAGCATGGTATAACTCCATCAATGACTGATGGTTATGACTGCTACCAAAACGCGTTAGCTGAGCGGGTCAATGGTATCCTCAAGCAAGAGTTCTTGCTTACTCAGTGCAAAGATCTTCGCGAGTTGAAAACACTTGTTGAAGAGTCAATATATACGTACAACGAAATGAGGCCACATCTCAGCCTAGGTATGAATACGCCAAATAAGATGCATGAAAAAAGCCAGCAACTTGCGTTACTGGCTTACTAAAATCGTCAACGTATTTTAGGACGAGACACTAAGACGAAACATGTCGCTTATATTGACTAACTTCTATTTCTAGAATGACTTGCAGTAAAGAGTGGATTAGAAGCTATAAGCGATTGAGGCTTTGAAGTTACGACCTGCTTCGTAGCTGGTGTACTTATCTGAACCCCAAGAGATACCAAAGCCAGTATGCTCTGCGTATTTCTTATCGAATAAGTTATCAACACCAAGGTTCATCTCTAGATCCTTAGCAAATGTTGGCGTGTAAGCCGCCCAAATATTGTGTGTGCCGAAGCCTGCACGTTTGATCTGTTCACCATCTTCATCCGTGTAATCATTACCAGGAACAAAGCGAGAGTCCCAACCAAACACAAACTCACTGTTCAGGCTGTAGTTGAAACCCGCCTTGAAATTGTGAATGCCTGTTTTACTCATATGGCTAGTTTTACCATTTTCTAGATCTTTCTGGTCACCATCGGAGTACGAGTGGTTAGCATAAACACTTAGCGCATCTAGCTGATAGCTTAATACCGTTTCAACACCCCACACTTCAACATCATACTGGTTAGCTAATGTTGAGTTGTTCTTGGTTGGGTGCATTTGATTATCAAGGTTGTAGGTGTAAGCTGTGAAACCTAGAATGGCGTAATCCGCCGCAAGTAAGCTTGTCAGTTCGTAATCAAAACCCGCTTCGTAGTTATTACCTGTCATCGCCTTAGTATCAGACTGGTCAACGTCGGATGCCGCTTTCATCGTTAGCGTTTCTGGCAGTGATGCACCTTTAAACAAACGACCGTAACCAAGACGAAGTTTTAGGTTGTCCGTGGTTTGGTATTCCCCCTTGAACTTTGGAGACAGCTGGTCGAAATCACCCGTGTATACACCACCCAGCTTATGAACGTCGTAACGCAGACCTGTGGTTAAACGGAAATCGCTGAATTCATACATATCTTGCACGTAAAGGCCGTACGCTGTAACCGTGCCGCCATCCATACCGTACTTCTTGGTTTCACCTTGCTTTGAACCGCTTTGATAAACGCCATCGCCGGCATCAATCCATTGTTCAGCTTTGTAACCATCAAGGCCGTAAGTAAGCTCATGCTCACCAACCCAAGAGCTATTACGAATGTCACCACCAATGGTCGTCACGTTGTATTCACGATCAGGAATAGCAATTGTGCCGTCTTTAATCCAATCGCCGTTCGCGTCTTTGTCCCAAGCAGTGTCAATAAGCGCGTCACGATCCATGTACTGACGGTTGTAGTAGACGTTAGTTTTCAGATGAACCAAATCACTGCCTGCATCGTATTCGTGCTGCAGTGTCACAGTATCGCGGTTTAGAGAGTGGTAGTTGTGCTCGTCGTCAGCATACAGTGCACCGGCCTTCTCACCAGAAAGCTGACGCTTACCGCCATCACTGTATCGGTTGAACGTTAATTTGAATTCGTTCGCATCATTTGGGATGAAAACAACCTTAGCCAATCCAGACTTCAGCTCACCCTGCTTTGAGGTTACCGCTTTCTGATCGGGAATATGCAGGTCACCATCTTCTGAGTAGTTAGCAATACCCATGAACTGTAGTTTGTCGTTCACTTTTGCGTACACAGCCACGTTAGTTGCAAAGCGCTCGTAAGCCGTTTGGTAGCTTGTTTTTACTCGAGCGCCAATACTTTCACCTGGCTTAAGAAGGTCGCTCGGGTCTTTCGTCTCGTAGCTAAACGAACCGTTGATCGCACCTGAGCCAGATAGCGCAGAGTTACCACCGAGTTCAATTTCGGCGCGTTTAAGCATCGCAGGATCAATCGCTTGGTCGCCTGAGTGGTGGAATAGCTGACCTTCTTGACGAGCACCATCAATGGTCACTACGGAAAATTTATCTTCCATACCACGTACAAACACTTTTCGAGAGTAACGTGCGTTTCCGTCTACCGTTACGCTAGGCATGGTGTTCAGAACATCTTTGATGTCCGATGCTTGTTTCTTTTCAAGGATATCTGAATTGATTTCTGTCTGAACAAGTTGATCAAGAGCGGAACCGATAACGACAACGGTTTCTGTTTCGTCTGCAGCAAGGGCAGTAAATGAAGTCAAGGCAACCGTAACGGCCACTGATAATGCTTTAAGTTTCATATTGTGTTTTTATAATTTATAGAATCAAGTGAGGAAGCGTGAATATTACACACTTTGAATGATAATTCTTATCATTTACATTCTTTACTTACATTCACTTACTTATAATAAAATCACTTTTGGCTAGAATGTTCTTGTCGTAAAACTTACTTAGTTTTGCCGCTGAATTATTAATTAAATCCTGCTTCGTATCACC is a genomic window of Vibrio sp. FE10 containing:
- a CDS encoding IS3 family transposase (programmed frameshift), whose amino-acid sequence is MTIPNKHHVKRTQRDYTLGFKLQVVDAIEKGDMTYKQAQSIYGIQGRSTVLTWLRKHGKMDWTTNPRKNTMPKSPRANETPAQKIKRLEQELEDERLRCLLLNRVVDILDAEHGMSLRKKYIAKGARSLQKEKKVSLSKACSLLNISRQCVYQREKRETTRQAVLAPVKGMVLEIRRFMPRLGARKLYFLLKPKLIAKGIKLGRDALFNYLREERLLVKPKRSYTKTTNSRHWMKKHPNLLKEVVPSKPEEVLVSDITYVQSNEGVHYLSLVTDAFSRKIMGYEVSNEMKASDVVKALDMTVKTRCYCHATIHHSDRGLQYCSNLYQEKLKKHGITPSMTDGYDCYQNALAERVNGILKQEFLLTQCKDLRELKTLVEESIYTYNEMRPHLSLGMNTPNKMHEKSQQLALLAY
- a CDS encoding TonB-dependent receptor plug domain-containing protein — translated: MKLKALSVAVTVALTSFTALAADETETVVVIGSALDQLVQTEINSDILEKKQASDIKDVLNTMPSVTVDGNARYSRKVFVRGMEDKFSVVTIDGARQEGQLFHHSGDQAIDPAMLKRAEIELGGNSALSGSGAINGSFSYETKDPSDLLKPGESIGARVKTSYQTAYERFATNVAVYAKVNDKLQFMGIANYSEDGDLHIPDQKAVTSKQGELKSGLAKVVFIPNDANEFKLTFNRYSDGGKRQLSGEKAGALYADDEHNYHSLNRDTVTLQHEYDAGSDLVHLKTNVYYNRQYMDRDALIDTAWDKDANGDWIKDGTIAIPDREYNVTTIGGDIRNSSWVGEHELTYGLDGYKAEQWIDAGDGVYQSGSKQGETKKYGMDGGTVTAYGLYVQDMYEFSDFRLTTGLRYDVHKLGGVYTGDFDQLSPKFKGEYQTTDNLKLRLGYGRLFKGASLPETLTMKAASDVDQSDTKAMTGNNYEAGFDYELTSLLAADYAILGFTAYTYNLDNQMHPTKNNSTLANQYDVEVWGVETVLSYQLDALSVYANHSYSDGDQKDLENGKTSHMSKTGIHNFKAGFNYSLNSEFVFGWDSRFVPGNDYTDEDGEQIKRAGFGTHNIWAAYTPTFAKDLEMNLGVDNLFDKKYAEHTGFGISWGSDKYTSYEAGRNFKASIAYSF
- the ppnN gene encoding nucleotide 5'-monophosphate nucleosidase PpnN, giving the protein MITHISPAGSMDLLSQLEVERLKKTASSDLYQLYRNCTLAVLNSGSHTDNSKELLDKYQSFDVEVVRRERGIKLELSNPPEHAFVDGEIIKGIQEHLFSVLRDIVYVNMHLADNQRLNLTNATHITNLVFGILRNAGALTPGIEPNLIVCWGGHSINASEYQYTREVGNELGLRELNICTGCGPGAMEGPMKGAAIGHAKQRYTDHRYLGLTEPSIIAAEPPNPIVNELVIMPDIEKRLEAFVRMAHGIIIFPGGPGTAEELLYILGIMMHPNNVDQPMPIVLTGSKESEAYFRSIDKFIGETLGEEAQKHYEIVIDDPARAAKIMKQAMPDVRSHRKETGDAYSYNWSLHIEPEFQLPFDPTHESMAALDLHMDQKTESLAANLRKAFSGIVAGNVKAEGILEIEKHGPFLIDGDKELMTKMDRLLNDFVEQHRMKLPGGTDYVPCYKIAPSN
- a CDS encoding tetratricopeptide repeat protein → MRWLYVVSLFILSFSTSVNASVYSSALLNEANNLVEIEPSQAKQMANSYLTLRVLSDQREKSPSAISREETDSSIRTPNSSIDAYKILAKAEYNLGHTHTAIQHIEEASALAKTYKLEYLKLDLQILKVRLLWLSDKKSTKAKTELASIEASLESVNKTLRLTEGITYRLIMLKAEIASYENKIDEAEKYYQEAKTFLDQRYSEKVTIDYHISVGEFYLTHKEYNHALSELLYGYWKSVEGNLSSRLAKVNRLLAQLFFERQVLDKALEHLSQAADFYDNFENSPVLAQVLKKMGDVYFFQGKYNLALVHFFNVLDHESTDRDIHQVIDIRLSLSATYLRLYNYPLAEQYLTRALELLEYTDIPKLEGRAALLSAGLAYHLQQSEDVIKHATRALEISRQVENMRLSQRSYYLLSLGYEQAGKPQQALENLKQYNSLVSLEQQKLNRVGEDAFRQQKEFAEQTLHYAGQAQELEKYKLEHRKFQKISFALFLFSIILFFFVLRRGYLIQTLAKEVDSLRTDLFTHSRSKLPNLRMLNAKLSNSLEQTSQTFEQWQLGELIHEPLNDRLRFVMIDLPFLRNMYTQNGYKAGLELEDAFGEFLKSKLEGPARVYHFSDANLLYIEPNSDRDSSPEAMFKKIQSWITNFEPKRNINRTIRMGIADYPFLPRAYTAINDQELLDVLLMSTNLAREISLKERSSQWVYLKAIDNAPAASLATGNIREACKHAINQGLIKIQSSYQNEDNIKKMLKDD
- the xni gene encoding flap endonuclease Xni, translated to MSIHLVIIDALNLIRRVHSVQPDPTDITRTITTTARTLNRILNESQPTHIIAVFDHHLQDRGWRAEVLPAYKQNRKPMPEPLMKGLDAIQQAWWELGIDSLLSDGDEADDLVATLAKKVADHGEKVTIISTDKGYCQLLSPTLQIRDYFQHRWLDKPFIEAEFGVKPEQLADYWGLTGVSSSQVPGIPGVGPKAAKEILTTYPDIEAAFLAEDLPKKYRKKFDEHIESARVCKLVSALKTDIDLGFNLQDIRYEAVS
- a CDS encoding GGDEF domain-containing protein, which encodes MGILEQDIHAQLHQLKVQLEQVRLTQRDTSFKFIREQKVLKRIVTSLSDACVGSNEHLDENLIALREELEKQKDISSMIPKLAVLERMLKQKTLAMDKQNGYLDDSIKHSGETLQRITGLPAQLKRDLRNLLSFSECNGSQKVDHAMKLLSIYERAIKIMANNSRTHFGDTAQSPEQELLSDLSTELQHLITELDFEGESGDLLIDIRAKLLLGVSTQNLLELSLQILKLVIEGTNLERKKSEQFIDQLNASLSSSIKTADQNTDQSQSYFEHRQGLNSELSDLVVKSQSSVDKATDITVLKQSINPLLSEIASLSERLNHAEQKEQALIERMSYGKTQLDSLYEVTQDYRKRLEDQAQRMLLDPLTKVYNRTAFTDRLELEYRRWIRAQHSLRVVLLDIDNFKAINDSFGYTAGDKALKIIARTITKEVGITDTVARFSGEEFVLLLPEQTDEYCHQVIQNIQAQVSRLPFKFRDQQITITLCAASTQFKESDTPEEVLERLNKTLNKAKQRGTNQLISH